In the Clostridium beijerinckii genome, one interval contains:
- a CDS encoding DEAD/DEAH box helicase has product MKLEELKSILFKSASSTMKREGEVKFNNGLVTYFKGKKIDNIYHIYGKVTDKNKINEFSTHIKINLQKKKLESANCSCNEFKEFTSSGYTLMCSHITATEYKFISLLENDNNREENSEKKAAEKYKIWGNNHSTRLIRKIEKDSLYYEVQTPSRSGKLILKPEELRKFLKGIEDRKIKFKFDYIEITAPILHKDLPITFNVKEDNGMIVLTTHKQLPIPLNSNNDVYYFRNELYLPSKNQIDNYASLHERLLVHGRITYKKDIDTYTKLMSLLSRISSNINIAENLRNYASNLSRPEFFLYEGNGKIYCDIFLSYGNTKINILDERNVSHTFIRDDKKEEKLLMEVEKLSFVKMDNRLVFIGKDEELFNILSKKGETIHSLGNVMLGNGLSNKKIYNLDSIRVDLDEVDGSYNFFYSIGELGTKELNSALEAYKDKNKFYKTRNNNFLDFEDNGVRSFFNLIEVLNINLDSNNEKVKIEKNKALCLYENMKNIGLGSIENSNELDDIENKLDNINNKNISIPSDFKGILREYQINGFKWLKTLSEVGFGGILADEMGLGKTIQVIALLLSEKNKKTCIICPTSLLYNWKDEFLRFAPSLRVVMIHGSQRDKVMEDICEYDVVLTTYGTLRLDIDNYRDIVFDYCIIDEGQSIKNSEAQNSRAVKEIQAKIRFALTGTPIENNLTELWSIFDFIMPGYLYAKEKFEEKFISRREENLENLKTMIKPFILRRTKKEVMNELPDKIEKTLLVEMTPSQKAVYSNYVKRVKAAMKNNKDGRIEIFSYLTKLREICLDPSLILEDYNGGSGKIEEVVEIIKNHIDSGGKILLFSQFTSALDRIGDRLNKEKIEFFHLSGKTNPKNRIKMVKDFNTNEFVNVFLISLKAGGTGLNLTSANLVIHFDPWWNPAVEAQATDRAHRIGQRDVVEVIKLVSKGTIEEKIILLQEDKKQLIDSILTGELKNSGLLGSLSKEDLQQLFERD; this is encoded by the coding sequence TTGAAACTAGAAGAATTAAAGTCAATATTATTTAAATCAGCTTCATCTACTATGAAAAGAGAGGGAGAGGTTAAATTTAATAATGGTTTAGTCACTTATTTTAAGGGGAAAAAGATAGATAACATATATCATATTTATGGAAAAGTTACGGATAAAAATAAAATTAACGAATTTAGTACACATATTAAAATTAATCTTCAGAAGAAAAAACTAGAGAGTGCTAACTGTTCTTGTAATGAGTTTAAAGAATTTACTTCAAGTGGATATACATTAATGTGTAGTCATATAACTGCTACTGAATATAAATTTATTAGCTTACTTGAAAATGATAACAATAGAGAAGAAAATTCTGAAAAGAAAGCTGCAGAAAAATATAAAATATGGGGAAATAATCATAGCACAAGGCTTATTCGTAAAATAGAAAAAGATTCTCTATATTATGAGGTACAAACACCTTCGAGAAGTGGAAAGCTTATACTTAAGCCAGAGGAACTTAGAAAATTTTTAAAAGGTATAGAGGATAGAAAAATAAAATTTAAGTTTGATTATATTGAAATTACAGCACCAATATTACACAAAGACCTACCTATAACCTTTAATGTTAAGGAAGATAACGGAATGATAGTCTTGACCACTCATAAGCAGCTTCCCATTCCACTAAATTCAAACAATGATGTTTATTATTTTAGGAATGAACTCTATTTACCTTCAAAAAATCAAATTGATAATTATGCTAGTCTGCATGAAAGATTATTAGTTCATGGCAGAATTACCTATAAAAAAGATATAGATACTTACACTAAACTAATGTCTCTTTTAAGTAGAATTTCGAGTAACATAAATATTGCGGAAAACTTAAGAAATTATGCATCTAATTTATCAAGACCTGAATTCTTTTTATATGAAGGGAACGGAAAAATTTATTGTGATATATTTCTTAGCTATGGTAATACAAAAATCAATATATTAGATGAGAGAAATGTTTCGCATACGTTCATAAGAGATGATAAAAAAGAAGAAAAGCTTCTTATGGAAGTTGAAAAACTAAGTTTTGTAAAAATGGATAACAGACTTGTATTTATAGGTAAAGATGAAGAGTTGTTTAATATACTAAGCAAAAAAGGAGAGACAATCCACTCCTTGGGAAATGTTATGTTAGGAAACGGCCTTAGCAATAAAAAAATATATAATCTGGATTCAATTAGAGTTGATTTAGATGAAGTGGACGGAAGTTATAATTTCTTTTATAGTATAGGGGAGTTAGGAACAAAGGAATTAAATAGTGCATTAGAGGCATATAAAGATAAAAATAAATTTTACAAAACAAGAAATAATAACTTTTTAGATTTTGAAGATAATGGTGTGAGAAGTTTTTTTAATCTAATTGAAGTGTTAAATATAAATCTGGATTCAAATAATGAAAAAGTTAAAATCGAAAAGAATAAAGCCTTATGTCTATATGAAAATATGAAGAATATAGGTTTAGGGAGTATAGAAAATTCGAATGAATTAGATGATATAGAAAATAAGTTAGACAACATAAATAATAAAAATATATCAATCCCAAGTGATTTTAAAGGAATCCTTAGAGAATATCAAATTAATGGATTTAAGTGGCTCAAGACCTTAAGTGAAGTGGGATTTGGAGGAATATTAGCAGATGAGATGGGATTAGGTAAGACAATACAAGTTATAGCATTATTATTATCAGAGAAGAACAAAAAGACTTGCATAATTTGTCCGACATCATTGCTTTATAATTGGAAAGATGAATTTTTAAGATTTGCGCCAAGTTTAAGAGTTGTGATGATTCATGGAAGTCAAAGAGATAAAGTGATGGAAGATATATGTGAATATGATGTAGTGCTAACTACCTATGGAACATTGAGATTAGATATAGATAATTATAGAGATATTGTTTTTGATTATTGCATAATTGATGAGGGTCAGAGCATTAAGAATTCGGAAGCGCAGAATTCAAGAGCTGTAAAAGAAATTCAGGCAAAAATTAGATTTGCTTTAACTGGAACACCTATTGAAAATAATTTAACAGAGCTTTGGTCTATATTTGACTTTATAATGCCAGGCTACCTCTACGCTAAAGAAAAGTTTGAGGAAAAATTTATTTCAAGAAGGGAAGAGAATTTAGAGAATCTTAAGACTATGATAAAGCCTTTTATTTTAAGGAGAACTAAGAAAGAAGTAATGAATGAATTACCAGATAAAATAGAAAAAACTTTATTAGTTGAAATGACACCTTCTCAAAAAGCTGTGTATAGTAATTATGTAAAAAGAGTAAAAGCTGCAATGAAAAATAACAAAGATGGTAGAATCGAGATATTCTCATACTTAACTAAGCTAAGGGAGATATGTTTAGATCCTTCACTTATACTTGAAGACTATAATGGAGGAAGTGGGAAAATAGAAGAAGTAGTAGAAATCATTAAAAATCATATTGATTCTGGTGGGAAGATACTTCTATTTTCACAATTTACTTCTGCATTAGATAGGATTGGGGATCGCTTAAATAAGGAGAAAATAGAATTTTTCCATTTGAGCGGAAAAACAAATCCTAAAAATAGAATAAAAATGGTTAAAGATTTTAATACTAATGAGTTTGTGAATGTCTTTTTGATTTCATTAAAGGCTGGAGGAACTGGACTTAATTTAACATCAGCTAATTTAGTTATTCATTTTGATCCATGGTGGAATCCAGCAGTTGAGGCTCAGGCAACGGATAGAGCTCATAGAATTGGTCAAAGAGATGTAGTAGAGGTGATTAAGTTAGTATCTAAAGGAACTATAGAGGAGAAAATCATTTTGCTTCAAGAAGATAAAAAACAACTTATTGACAGTATTTTAACGGGAGAACTTAAAAATAGCGGCTTATTAGGAAGTTTATCAAAAGAAGATTTACAACAATTGTTTGAGAGAGATTAA
- a CDS encoding ECF transporter S component — protein MERSKSLNTSELVLMGLMIALTYIAGSIIKIPSVGGFVQIGDCMVFLSVIVLGKKKGAISSALGMFLVDALGGYYFWAPFTLIIKWGMAYIAGSILEKMSENKVTVRYTIAFVSSGIFMVIAYFFAGIIISGFLTEKIGLIQGMAYSAKDIVGNIIQVSTGIIIALPLSAVVSKAKQAVFAH, from the coding sequence ATGGAAAGAAGTAAATCTTTAAATACTAGTGAACTAGTATTAATGGGGCTAATGATTGCTTTAACCTATATAGCAGGAAGCATAATTAAAATTCCATCAGTTGGAGGCTTTGTCCAAATAGGGGACTGCATGGTATTCTTATCAGTAATAGTTCTAGGTAAGAAAAAAGGAGCAATTTCAAGTGCTCTTGGTATGTTTCTTGTTGATGCATTAGGTGGATATTATTTTTGGGCACCCTTTACGCTAATTATTAAATGGGGAATGGCTTATATTGCAGGATCCATATTAGAAAAAATGTCAGAAAACAAAGTTACTGTAAGGTATACAATTGCATTTGTATCCAGTGGTATATTTATGGTGATTGCATATTTTTTTGCTGGAATAATAATATCAGGCTTTTTAACAGAGAAAATTGGGCTAATACAAGGAATGGCATATTCAGCTAAAGATATAGTTGGAAATATAATTCAAGTATCTACTGGTATAATAATAGCATTACCATTAAGTGCAGTTGTATCAAAAGCAAAACAAGCTGTATTTGCTCATTAG
- a CDS encoding MDR family MFS transporter produces MNSRKRSIAAALMVAMFLGAVEGTVVTTAIPTIVKDLQGFEIISSVFSVYLLTSAITTPIYGKLSDLYGRKNMLSIGIVIFLIGSFLCGLSQTMYMLIGARAIQGIGAGAIFTVTYTIIGDVFTLEERPKIQGIISSVWGIASLVGPFLGGILIDLLSWHWIFFINLPFGIISVVLIQRNLDEVFEKKKHSIDFAGIITLSLAMVIFLNIFLSNEDMSSSNNIFILLSVIATVILLVAFCIIERKAKEPIIPFDIFTKTTSIVNLISFLASAILMGSNVYLPIYIQNVLGYSAKISGLSLAPMSFAWLIAAVILGKCIVKFGGKIVILISNVILLISTALLPTLNAESSILLVIIYAFIMGFGFGGAFTTLTIIIQESVEYNKRGAATAANSLLKTIGQTIGVSIFGSIFNIYIIKYFTQLGINGVDPSNLYNSAVTDEQIRLSLNSSLHFLFIILIGIAVISLLSSMIMPKIMESSKTEENRA; encoded by the coding sequence ATGAATTCAAGAAAAAGAAGCATTGCAGCAGCATTAATGGTAGCAATGTTTTTAGGAGCAGTGGAAGGAACTGTTGTAACGACAGCGATACCAACAATAGTGAAGGATTTACAAGGATTTGAAATTATTAGTTCAGTTTTTTCAGTATATTTACTAACTTCCGCTATTACTACTCCTATATATGGGAAACTATCAGATCTATATGGAAGGAAGAATATGCTTTCAATTGGAATAGTAATATTTTTAATTGGAAGCTTTTTATGTGGATTATCGCAAACTATGTACATGCTGATAGGAGCTAGAGCTATACAAGGAATAGGGGCTGGAGCAATATTTACAGTTACATATACAATTATTGGAGATGTATTTACATTAGAGGAAAGACCAAAGATCCAAGGAATAATAAGTTCTGTGTGGGGAATTGCAAGTTTAGTAGGGCCATTTTTGGGAGGAATTTTAATAGATTTATTATCTTGGCATTGGATATTTTTTATAAACCTTCCCTTTGGAATAATATCAGTTGTGCTTATTCAAAGAAATTTGGATGAAGTTTTCGAAAAGAAAAAACATAGTATAGATTTTGCTGGAATTATAACTTTATCACTGGCGATGGTTATATTTTTGAATATCTTCTTATCAAATGAAGATATGAGTTCTAGCAATAACATATTTATTTTATTATCCGTTATTGCAACTGTTATATTACTAGTTGCATTCTGTATAATTGAAAGAAAAGCGAAAGAGCCAATTATTCCTTTTGATATATTTACAAAGACAACTTCAATTGTGAATTTAATAAGCTTCTTGGCTTCAGCTATATTAATGGGTTCGAATGTTTATCTCCCAATATACATACAAAATGTACTTGGATACAGTGCTAAGATATCAGGCTTGTCACTAGCTCCCATGTCATTTGCTTGGCTTATAGCTGCAGTAATTTTAGGAAAGTGTATAGTAAAGTTTGGTGGGAAAATAGTAATACTTATATCTAATGTTATCTTACTAATTAGTACAGCGTTATTGCCTACATTGAATGCAGAATCTTCTATATTATTAGTAATAATATATGCTTTCATAATGGGATTTGGATTTGGTGGAGCATTTACAACTTTAACAATAATAATTCAAGAGTCAGTAGAATATAACAAGAGAGGTGCTGCGACTGCGGCTAATTCATTGCTTAAAACAATAGGTCAAACTATAGGAGTAAGTATATTTGGTAGTATATTTAATATATATATAATTAAGTATTTTACTCAGTTGGGAATAAATGGAGTTGATCCGAGTAATTTGTATAATTCAGCGGTAACTGATGAACAGATAAGACTCTCATTAAACAGTTCATTACACTTTTTATTTATAATACTTATAGGAATAGCTGTTATATCGTTACTTTCATCAATGATAATGCCTAAAATAATGGAAAGTTCTAAGACAGAGGAGAACAGAGCATAA
- a CDS encoding MFS transporter: MTKSTMSMSSFFRNRFVRVIIASSIFLQIGIWVRNFAILLFVMEKTNNNPIAVSLISVAEFAPIFIFSFIGGTFADRWRPKRTMVWCDLLSAISVFAVLLTIIFATWEAVFFVTFISSILSQFSQPSAMKLFKVHVPEEFMQTGMAIFQTLMSIFMIIGPALGTIVFQKFGIDISISVMGVAFLLSASVLTLLPADEIIEKTETTNHFLEELKEGFAYVWQQRELTILGSVFAVSGLAVGIIQPLGVFLIVERLGLPKENLQLLLMVNGSAMFIGGGLVMTISKKVMPQKLLAIGLIVNTISMVGMGLSSSWIIILLFQFLNGFFMPCIQIGINTLILQLTKSEFVGRVNGVLNPMFMGFMVITMSITGWLKSQFSLTILYISAGILFLIGAMLTSLIFNTSISSEIDSAE; encoded by the coding sequence ATGACAAAATCGACAATGTCAATGTCTTCATTTTTTCGCAATAGATTTGTTCGAGTAATTATAGCTTCTTCTATTTTTCTACAAATAGGAATATGGGTTCGTAATTTTGCCATATTGTTATTTGTAATGGAGAAGACTAATAACAATCCAATTGCTGTTTCTTTAATTTCAGTTGCAGAATTTGCTCCAATATTTATATTCTCATTTATTGGTGGAACCTTTGCAGATAGATGGCGACCGAAGCGTACTATGGTTTGGTGTGATTTACTAAGTGCTATTTCTGTTTTTGCCGTTCTGCTTACAATAATCTTTGCAACTTGGGAAGCTGTATTTTTTGTAACATTTATTTCATCTATTTTGTCTCAGTTCTCTCAGCCCTCTGCAATGAAATTATTTAAAGTCCATGTTCCTGAAGAGTTTATGCAAACTGGAATGGCTATTTTCCAAACTCTTATGTCTATTTTTATGATTATAGGACCAGCATTAGGTACTATTGTTTTTCAAAAGTTTGGAATAGATATTTCTATATCAGTAATGGGTGTAGCTTTCTTACTATCAGCTTCAGTATTAACCCTATTACCCGCTGATGAGATAATTGAAAAGACAGAAACTACAAATCATTTCTTGGAAGAATTAAAAGAAGGTTTCGCCTATGTTTGGCAGCAAAGAGAGTTAACTATACTTGGATCTGTTTTTGCTGTATCAGGCCTTGCTGTTGGTATCATACAACCACTTGGGGTTTTCTTAATTGTTGAAAGACTTGGTCTTCCTAAAGAAAATCTTCAATTATTACTTATGGTAAATGGATCAGCAATGTTTATTGGTGGCGGATTAGTTATGACAATATCAAAGAAAGTTATGCCTCAAAAGCTTCTTGCAATAGGACTTATAGTTAACACAATTTCAATGGTTGGCATGGGATTATCTTCAAGCTGGATTATAATTCTATTGTTCCAATTCCTTAATGGATTTTTTATGCCTTGCATTCAAATTGGTATTAACACACTAATTCTTCAATTAACGAAATCTGAGTTTGTTGGAAGAGTAAACGGAGTATTAAATCCAATGTTTATGGGATTCATGGTTATTACTATGTCAATTACAGGGTGGCTTAAAAGCCAATTTTCCCTTACTATTCTCTACATCTCAGCAGGCATACTTTTTCTAATAGGTGCAATGCTTACTTCATTAATATTTAATACCTCAATTAGTAGTGAAATAGATTCAGCAGAATAG
- a CDS encoding GNAT family N-acetyltransferase, with translation MIREATEKDLADILEIYNDAILNTTAIYDYTAHNLEERKQWFDEKKKDGCPLLVFEKDDKAVGFATYGSFRTYPAFKYTIEHSVYVHKNYRNLGIGKILLKELIDAANRDEYATMVACIDSLNDGSIKIHEKFGFKYSGTVTKAGYKFGKWLDLVFYQLDLTGPKYPIEK, from the coding sequence ATGATAAGAGAAGCAACGGAAAAAGATTTAGCAGATATTTTAGAGATCTACAATGATGCTATATTAAATACAACAGCGATTTATGATTATACTGCGCATAATCTTGAGGAAAGAAAACAGTGGTTTGATGAAAAGAAAAAAGATGGATGTCCACTATTGGTGTTTGAAAAAGATGACAAAGCTGTAGGATTTGCTACATACGGATCATTTAGAACTTATCCAGCTTTTAAGTACACAATAGAACATTCTGTATATGTTCATAAAAACTATAGAAATTTAGGAATAGGGAAGATATTGTTAAAGGAATTAATTGATGCTGCTAATAGAGATGAGTACGCAACTATGGTTGCTTGCATTGATAGTTTAAATGACGGTAGTATCAAAATTCATGAGAAATTCGGGTTTAAATACTCTGGCACAGTAACTAAAGCAGGCTATAAATTTGGTAAATGGTTGGATTTAGTTTTTTATCAACTAGATCTAACAGGTCCTAAGTATCCAATAGAAAAGTAA
- a CDS encoding helix-turn-helix domain-containing protein — MNKDLYEFKEINEKIRKKLNYIKADSDIMYNNINEVKALKNDIYEKTSKVFTYNLRKLIQLESTQKKLAGKIGISEDLLSKYKSGDAFPSIETLLYISEVYNITIEKLISIPLTAEDIENLENNNEIGSYIFEEKYYVYFFVTNIAKEGSLHEGIIEIKNENVNFKICSDDKVIKYFTGKYIVSDKMIFFNLSSSNDGVTYINMIKPNLNKNKYTGGVAMMMLPSDANSKPCVQKILFSKIKLNRELYYNNLKEILNFKIDGVNLGHVKLSQWEDEAAYNFILKLKSSRRA, encoded by the coding sequence TTGAATAAAGATTTATATGAATTTAAAGAAATAAATGAAAAGATAAGGAAGAAATTAAATTATATTAAAGCTGATTCAGATATTATGTATAACAATATTAATGAAGTAAAAGCATTAAAAAATGATATATATGAAAAGACATCTAAGGTTTTTACGTACAATCTAAGAAAATTAATTCAACTGGAATCAACACAAAAAAAGTTGGCTGGTAAAATTGGTATATCTGAGGATTTATTATCTAAATACAAATCAGGAGATGCTTTCCCATCTATAGAAACATTACTATATATTTCTGAAGTATATAATATAACAATTGAAAAGCTTATTTCTATACCGCTAACAGCAGAAGATATTGAGAACTTAGAAAATAATAATGAAATTGGATCCTATATTTTTGAAGAGAAATACTATGTTTATTTTTTTGTTACTAATATAGCTAAAGAAGGGTCTTTGCATGAAGGAATCATAGAAATTAAGAATGAAAATGTAAATTTTAAGATTTGTTCAGATGACAAGGTAATTAAATATTTTACGGGGAAGTATATTGTATCCGATAAAATGATATTTTTTAATTTAAGCAGCTCAAATGATGGGGTTACATATATAAATATGATTAAACCAAACCTAAATAAAAATAAGTATACTGGTGGAGTTGCTATGATGATGCTTCCCTCAGATGCGAATAGTAAACCATGTGTTCAAAAGATTTTATTTAGCAAAATCAAGTTGAATAGAGAATTATATTACAATAACCTAAAAGAGATTTTAAATTTTAAAATTGATGGAGTTAATTTAGGTCATGTTAAGTTATCTCAGTGGGAAGATGAGGCGGCATATAATTTTATATTAAAACTAAAGAGTTCTAGGAGAGCTTAG
- a CDS encoding MurR/RpiR family transcriptional regulator, producing MTIYNLLLYANNLTETEKLLANYILENQEQVAGMSLDELAKVSFSSISTIHRLCKKIGLTGFKEFKIKFVEELYSKMNKPENIDINFPFKKDDTQFQIASNIKQLYIDTLTNTFSFFNSEQLEDAVDLIYNAEIVDVYAVTNNIQTALNFQDKMQSIGRYVNVSLIPMNQVYRAAASNNKNKQVAIILSYSGKTPEIKEIALVLKRKEIETLVICSAQENYLTKLFKYHIFVSSKENLKKKISHYSSHIATQYVLDVIFSCIFNKDYEKNMEYRLNEFNKLDHRQVEE from the coding sequence ATGACAATTTATAATTTACTTTTATATGCTAATAATTTAACTGAAACAGAGAAATTACTTGCAAATTACATATTGGAAAATCAGGAGCAAGTTGCTGGTATGTCACTAGATGAATTAGCCAAAGTATCTTTTTCATCAATCTCAACTATACACAGACTATGTAAAAAAATCGGATTAACTGGTTTCAAAGAATTTAAAATCAAGTTTGTTGAAGAACTATACTCAAAAATGAATAAGCCAGAAAATATTGATATAAATTTTCCTTTCAAGAAAGACGATACACAGTTTCAAATCGCTAGTAACATTAAGCAGCTTTATATTGATACCTTAACCAACACTTTTTCCTTCTTTAATTCCGAACAGCTAGAAGATGCTGTTGATTTAATTTATAATGCCGAGATAGTCGATGTTTATGCCGTTACAAATAACATACAAACGGCATTGAACTTTCAAGATAAAATGCAAAGCATCGGTAGATACGTTAATGTTTCACTAATTCCAATGAACCAAGTATACCGTGCTGCCGCTTCTAATAATAAAAATAAGCAAGTCGCAATTATTCTTTCTTATTCTGGTAAGACACCTGAAATTAAGGAAATTGCTTTAGTTCTAAAACGTAAGGAAATAGAAACCTTAGTTATCTGTTCAGCTCAAGAAAACTATTTAACTAAGTTATTTAAATATCATATATTTGTTTCTAGCAAAGAAAATTTAAAAAAGAAAATTTCTCACTATTCATCTCATATTGCTACACAATATGTTTTAGATGTCATATTCTCTTGTATCTTTAACAAAGATTATGAAAAAAACATGGAGTATCGCCTAAACGAATTTAATAAGTTAGATCATCGCCAGGTAGAAGAATGA
- a CDS encoding histidinol-phosphatase HisJ family protein: MLADYHMHTSFSDDSTYPMEDEIKKAISLGIDEICFTEHVDYGVKVDINCNYIAYINEFNRCREKYIDKITMKLGIEFGMQEHTIHEFQKDFNEYDFDFVILSCHQVDNKAFWTQDFQTGKTQKEYNEKYYEEILKVIKKYNDYSVLGHLDMINRYDKMGKYPFEKVRDIVKEILVHVISHGKGIEINTSCFRYGLDDLTPSREILKLYRELGGTIITIGSDSHKEDDVGCKISYVKNELKELGYKEFCTYKKMEPIFHWL; this comes from the coding sequence ATGTTAGCTGATTATCATATGCATACAAGTTTTAGCGATGATTCCACTTATCCTATGGAAGATGAGATCAAAAAGGCAATATCTTTAGGAATTGATGAAATATGCTTTACAGAGCATGTTGATTATGGAGTGAAAGTAGATATAAATTGCAATTATATAGCTTATATAAATGAATTTAATAGATGCAGAGAAAAATATATAGATAAAATTACTATGAAACTTGGAATCGAATTTGGGATGCAAGAACATACTATTCATGAATTTCAAAAGGATTTTAATGAATATGACTTTGATTTTGTTATACTATCTTGTCATCAGGTAGATAATAAGGCATTTTGGACACAGGATTTTCAAACAGGAAAGACACAAAAGGAATATAATGAGAAATATTATGAGGAAATATTAAAAGTAATAAAAAAATATAATGATTATAGTGTTTTAGGTCATTTAGATATGATTAATAGATATGATAAGATGGGAAAATATCCTTTTGAAAAGGTAAGAGATATTGTAAAAGAAATCTTAGTTCACGTAATTTCTCATGGAAAAGGAATTGAAATTAATACATCTTGTTTTAGATATGGGTTAGATGATTTGACACCTTCTAGAGAAATATTAAAGTTATACAGAGAATTAGGAGGAACTATTATTACAATAGGATCTGATTCGCATAAGGAAGATGATGTAGGATGCAAGATTTCTTATGTAAAAAATGAACTTAAGGAACTGGGATATAAAGAATTTTGTACATATAAGAAAATGGAGCCAATCTTTCATTGGTTATGA
- a CDS encoding Cof-type HAD-IIB family hydrolase gives MAYKLIACDMDETLLNDNHIICQRNIDLIKRAKKEYGVKFVPATGRGYSSIQNDLKILDLYDQAGEYIISFNGGALTENKDNKLLQFKGLRFDKMKEIFEYGLNKDVCIHVYTKDKLYIYNLSQSEKERIKNQKLECTIMKENTVDLLEEEPIAKIIYQNINVPYLMGIEPDMRSITEGHCAVSYSSNRYMEFNSLGVDKGSGLINLAKILDIDIKDTIAVGDNYNDMSMLKVAGLSVASGNAVEDVKRACDYTTEADNNEGVVAELIEKFILKK, from the coding sequence ATGGCATATAAACTAATAGCTTGTGATATGGATGAGACATTATTAAATGATAATCATATAATTTGTCAAAGAAATATTGATTTAATAAAAAGAGCAAAGAAAGAGTATGGAGTAAAATTTGTACCAGCTACAGGAAGAGGTTATTCTTCTATTCAGAATGACTTGAAAATTTTAGACTTATATGATCAGGCTGGGGAATATATTATTTCTTTTAATGGTGGCGCTTTAACAGAAAATAAGGATAACAAGCTACTGCAATTTAAAGGATTAAGATTCGATAAGATGAAAGAAATTTTTGAGTATGGATTAAATAAGGATGTTTGTATACATGTTTATACAAAAGATAAATTATATATTTATAATTTATCACAAAGTGAAAAAGAAAGAATTAAAAATCAAAAATTAGAGTGTACTATTATGAAAGAAAATACAGTGGATTTGCTTGAAGAGGAACCAATTGCAAAGATTATATATCAAAATATAAATGTTCCATATTTGATGGGTATTGAGCCAGATATGAGAAGTATTACAGAGGGGCATTGTGCTGTAAGTTATTCGTCAAATCGATATATGGAATTTAATTCATTAGGGGTAGATAAAGGTAGTGGTCTAATTAATTTAGCAAAAATTTTAGATATAGATATTAAAGACACAATTGCTGTAGGTGATAACTACAACGATATGTCTATGTTAAAAGTAGCAGGTCTATCAGTAGCGTCGGGAAATGCAGTTGAAGATGTAAAAAGAGCTTGTGATTATACAACAGAAGCTGATAATAACGAAGGTGTTGTCGCTGAATTAATTGAGAAGTTTATATTGAAGAAATAG